Proteins encoded together in one Cyanobium sp. WAJ14-Wanaka window:
- a CDS encoding bluetail domain-containing putative surface protein codes for MLVGDNSSNNSSGGDGNDRLLATAGSDSISGGAGIDTLDYSGLNADITLSRGGVISKSGGLGTDTIASFDVEVIQANPNRRNVIDGSTGTTATMTVDLSKESLTINNLPFVGSASLVVKGFQDVVGSENADSITGSNLANNLNGGGGNDLLRGLGGGDILTGGAGSDTFAFGMGDSLLSGFDRITDLVIGTDVIDGWSAVVKVSQLGRVASLDLAEVGNLLNGRNFSANDAVTFSLGAGSNNRTFLALNDGQAGFQGGSDGIIEITGFSGDLSRLTVV; via the coding sequence GTGCTGGTGGGCGATAACAGCTCCAATAACTCCTCAGGTGGGGATGGAAACGATCGCTTGCTAGCAACAGCAGGCAGCGACTCAATTAGTGGCGGTGCCGGCATCGACACCCTCGACTACTCCGGCCTCAATGCCGACATCACCCTCAGCCGCGGTGGCGTTATCAGCAAATCCGGGGGCCTTGGCACAGACACCATCGCCAGCTTCGACGTGGAGGTGATCCAGGCCAACCCCAATCGCCGCAATGTTATCGATGGCAGCACAGGCACTACCGCAACAATGACGGTGGACCTCTCCAAAGAATCGCTCACCATCAACAATCTTCCCTTTGTGGGCAGCGCCAGCCTTGTGGTGAAGGGCTTTCAGGATGTTGTGGGCTCGGAAAATGCCGACAGCATCACCGGTTCAAACTTGGCCAATAATCTCAATGGCGGCGGCGGTAACGACCTGCTGCGGGGCCTCGGTGGCGGCGACATCCTGACCGGGGGTGCTGGCAGCGACACCTTTGCTTTCGGCATGGGCGACAGCCTGCTGAGTGGTTTCGACCGCATCACCGATTTGGTGATTGGCACCGATGTGATCGATGGTTGGTCTGCGGTAGTCAAGGTGAGCCAGTTGGGCCGGGTGGCAAGCCTGGATTTGGCTGAAGTGGGCAATTTGCTCAATGGCCGCAACTTCAGCGCCAACGACGCAGTGACTTTCAGCCTCGGCGCTGGCAGCAACAACCGCACCTTCCTGGCGCTAAATGATGGGCAGGCCGGATTCCAGGGCGGCAGCGACGGAATCATTGAGATCACTGGTTTCAGTGGTGATCTGAGCAGGCTCACGGTGGTGTGA
- a CDS encoding response regulator, with the protein MAKPFKVWLVDDDPELRQMLGSYLSDHGYEVRCFETAELFLVRLAIQRPDLVVLDVMLPGQDGLSLMRQLRGAQDDLPVVMLTAKGDPVDRIIGLEQGADDYLAKPFLPRELTARVDSVLRRHSQRPVGVPLEGEEPVVFGQCVLNLHTRTLQKGDCILAITTGEFSLLMAFVQNAHRPLSRQRLIDIARGPASETDLRSMDVQVSRLRKLIEADPRRPRYIQTVWGFGYVFVPEGKPAAC; encoded by the coding sequence ATGGCTAAGCCCTTCAAGGTCTGGTTGGTAGACGACGATCCGGAGCTCAGGCAAATGCTGGGCTCCTATCTTTCTGACCATGGTTATGAAGTTCGCTGTTTTGAGACGGCTGAACTATTCCTAGTCCGTCTTGCGATTCAGCGGCCTGATCTGGTGGTGCTCGACGTGATGCTGCCCGGTCAGGATGGCCTCTCTTTGATGCGCCAGCTTCGGGGAGCCCAGGATGATCTGCCCGTTGTGATGTTGACCGCAAAGGGTGATCCGGTCGATCGCATTATTGGCCTTGAACAGGGGGCAGACGACTACCTGGCTAAACCATTTTTGCCCAGGGAACTAACGGCGCGGGTCGACTCGGTCCTGCGCCGCCATAGCCAGAGACCAGTGGGAGTGCCCTTGGAGGGGGAGGAGCCTGTGGTATTTGGTCAATGTGTGCTGAACCTCCATACCCGCACTCTGCAGAAAGGTGATTGTATTTTGGCTATTACTACTGGTGAATTTAGTCTGTTGATGGCTTTCGTTCAAAATGCCCATCGACCCTTGTCAAGACAAAGGTTGATTGATATTGCCAGGGGGCCTGCCAGCGAAACAGATCTGCGCAGTATGGATGTTCAGGTGTCCAGGCTAAGGAAGCTAATCGAGGCTGACCCACGTCGACCAAGATATATCCAGACGGTCTGGGGATTCGGCTATGTGTTTGTGCCTGAAGGAAAACCAGCGGCCTGTTGA
- a CDS encoding ATP-binding protein, whose amino-acid sequence MKPLLCDRLGHCPEMEPALKPDRGIWIHLASPLEPVWLFFPLPSAQFLSTDPLLLSLSLITGSVMAGAMFLFLEVRRPLRRLEQAMAEVRSGADGSPAPATGALEVRQLSLHFNSMLSRIQASERERQTMLAGIAHDLNSPLTRLRLRLQGGSAPGDSLLCLDSHAQLKLGADLDALGRITQQFLLFAGSGSREGFVEVPLHQLLEELSAHYDGQDLRLELDEIQALVQPIALIRAIGNLIDNALEYGEAPLLLRLILLNPYAYAIEVIDRGPGIPDQELDLAVEPFQRLDRARRGEGHCGLGLAIAKRIALVHGGDLLLNPISAAEGGGLCACFWGSCQPLERA is encoded by the coding sequence TTGAAGCCACTGCTGTGTGATCGGCTTGGCCATTGCCCGGAAATGGAGCCTGCCCTCAAGCCCGATAGGGGGATCTGGATTCACCTTGCTTCTCCTTTGGAGCCAGTGTGGCTTTTCTTTCCCCTGCCCTCCGCTCAATTTCTCAGCACCGATCCCCTGCTGCTTTCCCTTTCCCTTATCACCGGTAGCGTGATGGCTGGGGCAATGTTTTTATTCCTTGAGGTGCGTAGGCCATTGCGCCGATTGGAGCAGGCCATGGCCGAGGTGCGCAGCGGTGCCGACGGCTCACCCGCTCCAGCAACTGGAGCCCTGGAAGTAAGGCAGTTGAGCCTCCATTTCAATTCCATGCTGTCCCGTATCCAGGCCAGTGAGAGGGAGCGACAGACGATGCTGGCGGGTATAGCCCACGACTTGAATAGTCCGCTTACCCGCCTGAGGTTAAGGCTGCAGGGTGGTTCAGCACCAGGCGACTCGTTACTTTGCCTGGATTCCCATGCCCAGCTAAAGCTGGGAGCAGATTTAGATGCCCTTGGGCGTATTACCCAGCAATTCCTTTTGTTCGCGGGATCAGGTAGCCGGGAAGGATTTGTGGAGGTTCCACTGCACCAACTGCTAGAGGAGCTATCTGCCCACTACGACGGCCAGGATTTGCGGCTGGAACTTGACGAAATCCAAGCCTTAGTGCAGCCGATAGCCCTCATCCGTGCCATTGGCAACCTTATCGACAACGCCCTCGAATATGGCGAAGCTCCATTGCTATTGCGCCTTATTTTGCTGAATCCGTATGCCTATGCGATCGAAGTGATTGATCGCGGCCCAGGCATTCCAGATCAGGAACTTGATTTGGCCGTTGAACCTTTTCAGCGCCTAGATCGCGCACGCAGGGGGGAGGGTCACTGCGGGCTCGGTTTGGCCATCGCCAAGAGGATTGCCCTGGTCCATGGGGGCGACCTCCTATTGAATCCCATCTCGGCAGCAGAGGGGGGTGGTCTTTGCGCATGTTTTTGGGGTAGCTGCCAGCCCCTGGAGCGGGCTTAG
- a CDS encoding DUF3386 domain-containing protein codes for MTVAGSDCTAAFKAAYSNRYTWEPGFGGYQGRCVWEQGDQRAEASFQVGADLKAQVGGIDDEEIKKAVASQLWEVAIHRVRRSFEQTHGENTFTAGDTDAVGTEVIVGGKNSGDRYRIKGDVVTMVHRHIHGTVVTIFTESTTDTGSGYLSHTYTSQYADPTSGELKGGKSRFTDTFVPLTPSGPWVLGGRVVETEAHGEVPAGRQEFHFEDLAPLA; via the coding sequence ATGACCGTCGCCGGTAGCGATTGCACCGCAGCCTTCAAGGCCGCCTACTCAAACCGCTACACCTGGGAACCCGGTTTTGGTGGTTACCAGGGCCGTTGCGTCTGGGAGCAGGGCGACCAACGGGCGGAGGCCAGTTTCCAGGTGGGCGCCGATCTCAAGGCCCAGGTTGGCGGCATCGACGACGAAGAAATTAAAAAGGCCGTGGCCTCCCAGCTGTGGGAGGTGGCCATCCACCGGGTGCGTCGCTCCTTTGAGCAGACCCACGGCGAGAACACCTTCACGGCCGGCGACACCGACGCGGTCGGAACTGAGGTAATCGTGGGCGGCAAGAACAGCGGCGACCGCTACCGCATCAAGGGCGATGTGGTCACGATGGTGCACCGTCACATCCACGGCACCGTGGTGACTATCTTCACCGAGAGCACCACCGACACCGGCAGCGGCTACTTGAGCCACACCTACACCAGCCAGTACGCCGATCCCACCAGTGGTGAGCTCAAGGGCGGAAAGAGTCGCTTCACCGACACCTTTGTACCCCTCACCCCTAGTGGCCCCTGGGTGTTGGGTGGACGCGTGGTCGAAACCGAGGCCCATGGCGAAGTGCCGGCCGGCCGCCAGGAGTTTCATTTCGAGGACTTGGCGCCCCTGGCCTAG
- a CDS encoding ABC transporter permease, which yields MLSLWLGAYDQGLAYGGLALGTYLTLRVLNFPDLTVDGSFALGGGAAAMLISQGISVPWALAAAVACGCLAGMLTGLIHTRLGVNDLFAGILTTTGLYSITLRLMGRSNIPLTDTPAGILKLPDLIPGLDDNWAIALSLVVLGLGLLLALLLSTDFGLALRALGNNATMARANGINQGRGLTLGIAAANGLVALSGALVAIYQGFADVTMGIGSLILGLGMVIIGESVLRPRSFSMALVAVVLGAVLFRALIAIALQLGLDPIDLKLTTAALLLFALAFGRLRIPGLADQGRGS from the coding sequence ATGCTTTCCCTTTGGCTTGGCGCCTACGACCAGGGTTTGGCCTATGGGGGCCTGGCCCTGGGCACCTACCTGACCCTGCGGGTCCTCAATTTTCCCGACCTCACGGTTGATGGCTCCTTTGCCCTGGGTGGCGGGGCCGCGGCGATGTTGATCAGCCAGGGAATCTCCGTGCCCTGGGCCCTGGCGGCGGCGGTGGCCTGCGGCTGCCTAGCCGGCATGCTTACGGGCCTGATCCACACCCGCCTGGGGGTGAACGATCTTTTTGCCGGCATCCTCACCACCACCGGGCTGTATTCGATCACCCTGCGCCTGATGGGGCGCTCCAACATTCCCCTCACCGATACCCCAGCCGGGATCTTGAAGCTGCCGGATTTGATCCCCGGCCTCGATGACAACTGGGCAATTGCCCTCAGCCTGGTGGTGCTTGGCCTGGGGTTATTGCTAGCCCTGCTGCTTTCCACCGATTTCGGCCTGGCCCTGAGGGCATTGGGCAACAACGCCACCATGGCCCGGGCCAATGGCATCAACCAGGGACGCGGGCTCACCTTGGGCATTGCGGCTGCCAACGGTTTGGTGGCCCTATCCGGTGCCCTGGTGGCCATCTACCAGGGCTTTGCCGACGTGACCATGGGCATTGGTTCCCTGATCTTGGGCCTGGGCATGGTGATCATTGGTGAATCGGTTTTGCGGCCCCGTTCCTTTTCGATGGCCCTTGTGGCGGTGGTGTTGGGGGCGGTGTTGTTCCGGGCCCTGATTGCGATTGCCCTGCAGTTGGGCCTCGATCCGATCGACCTCAAGCTGACCACGGCCGCACTGCTGCTGTTTGCCCTGGCCTTTGGTCGCCTGCGCATTCCTGGCCTGGCGGACCAGGGCAGGGGCTCGTAA
- a CDS encoding ABC transporter ATP-binding protein — protein sequence MAAAGLSIRELDWGHPLPGGEWRQLFRDFSLDCPRGQFVVVIGSNGSGKSTLLNLVAGTLKAAAGSIRLGERPLERLPDHGRARWIGRVMQNPLDGTCPTLSIAENLRLAERRHRPALSLQGLLGLHPSPGDRRRYRSLLAGLGLPLADRLDEPVGQLSGGQRQTLSLVMATLGSPDLLLLDEHTAALDPRAEATVIGLTEQLVCQLGTTTLMVTHSLKQALSHGDRLVMLHDGQLIGDWNGEQRRSLSEESLRALYGSAIVKSTSQTHPDGPATA from the coding sequence ATGGCAGCGGCTGGCCTGAGCATCAGGGAGCTCGATTGGGGCCACCCCCTGCCCGGTGGCGAGTGGCGCCAGCTGTTTAGGGATTTTTCGCTGGATTGCCCCCGGGGCCAATTTGTGGTGGTGATTGGCAGCAATGGTTCGGGTAAATCCACCCTGCTCAACCTGGTGGCCGGCACCCTTAAAGCCGCGGCCGGCAGCATTCGCCTGGGGGAGCGCCCCCTGGAGCGCCTGCCCGACCACGGCCGTGCCCGCTGGATTGGCCGGGTGATGCAAAACCCCCTCGACGGCACCTGCCCCACCTTGAGCATTGCTGAGAATTTGCGCCTGGCCGAAAGGCGTCACCGCCCAGCCCTAAGCCTGCAGGGGCTTTTAGGGCTCCATCCCAGCCCCGGCGATCGCCGTCGCTACAGAAGCCTGCTGGCTGGATTGGGCCTGCCCCTGGCCGACCGCCTCGATGAACCGGTGGGTCAACTCTCGGGCGGTCAGCGCCAGACCCTCAGCCTGGTGATGGCCACCCTGGGATCCCCCGATTTGCTGCTGCTTGACGAGCACACCGCCGCCCTTGACCCCCGGGCCGAAGCCACCGTGATTGGCCTTACCGAGCAATTGGTGTGCCAGTTGGGCACCACCACCTTGATGGTTACCCACAGCCTCAAGCAGGCCCTAAGCCATGGCGATCGGTTGGTGATGCTCCACGACGGCCAGCTGATTGGCGATTGGAATGGGGAGCAGCGCCGGAGCTTGAGCGAGGAGTCGTTGCGGGCCCTCTATGGCTCGGCCATAGTGAAATCAACCAGCCAAACCCATCCCGATGGCCCTGCAACGGCGTGA